Proteins co-encoded in one Plasmodium sp. gorilla clade G2 genome assembly, chromosome: 9 genomic window:
- a CDS encoding ADP-ribosylation factor, putative, producing the protein MGNTVTTFFRDCCNRLFNKSIVFQIRICGPAQSGKTTFVKFLMCNQFLKVKPTEGLLVEKIDYEEFSVIIWDSRYSLEDDASINKLDIDAVIYFIDLSDQGRLKIAKKGFYKVLQDFDHVDNVLVVASKQDKKGCMTLDHVRKELKIDKIVDRNCFLAECSSKTGHGIEYSMNWLFNQLMIKRKKSLCLLK; encoded by the exons ATGGGCAATACAGTGACAACATTTTTTAGAGATTGTTGTAAtagattatttaataaaagtaTAGTTTTTCAAATTAGAATATGTGGACCAGCTCAAAGTGGAAAAACAACATttgtaaaatttttaatgtGTAATCAATTTTTAAAAGTAAAACCTACAGAAg GTCTACTTGTTGAAAAAATTGATTATGAGGAATTCTCTGTAATTATTTGGGATTCAAGATATAGCCTGGAAGATGAT gcGTCTATTAACAAATTAGATATCGACGctgtaatttattttattgatcTTTCTGACCAAGGAAGATTAAAAATAG ctAAAAAGGGGTTTTACAAAGTATTACAAGATTTTGACCATGTTGATAATGTTTTAGTTGTTGCTAGCAAACAAGATAAAAAAGGTTGTATGACATTAGATCATGTCAGGAAGGAATTAAAAATTGACAAAATTGTTGACAGGAATtg cTTTTTAGCAGAATGCTCCTCAAAAACAGGCCATGGAATTGAGTATTCAATGAACTGGCTTTTTAATCAATTAAtgattaaaagaaaaaaaagtttatgtcttttaaaataa